In one window of Chrysiogenia bacterium DNA:
- a CDS encoding glycosyltransferase: MRVLLAVHQFENPSAGGTEVYTRALAAQLAARNEVAVLFPAGAFADTPVLEQTRAGELTHYRLHGPAPADGFYDNWSGARFRKLIARAIALFKPDVVHVQHLSGMGVALLEEAKNFGARIVMTIPDYWAFCPRGQMIRDDLQNCERPDEARCSACAFGAPVLRAARSRLRSALGPLGRVLPEDGLASARNMTWLARAGAAIAPAGFAPIAPAREKIAERLEALSRAIDLIDLFIAPSQAIGRAYARLGVAPSKIRHLDYGFEELRLEERHVRAVTEPLRLGFLGTLIPSKGLHVVADALRLLRPGQVELHIWGEFVSYHGDESYRAELTRRLWGLAHENHGPIAHERVAEALSQVDALVVPSLWRENSPLVIHEAMQAGLPVVASRVGGIPELVRDGDTGFLYKASDPAELAEKLRILSSGYEFPHRENWTHLVESISDHARRVEALYLEGAQW; the protein is encoded by the coding sequence ATGCGGGTTCTGCTGGCAGTGCACCAGTTCGAAAACCCCTCGGCCGGCGGGACCGAGGTCTATACCCGTGCGCTCGCCGCGCAGCTCGCGGCCCGGAACGAGGTCGCGGTGCTCTTCCCGGCAGGCGCTTTTGCTGATACCCCCGTGCTCGAGCAGACCCGCGCCGGGGAACTCACCCACTATCGCCTTCACGGCCCGGCGCCCGCCGACGGATTTTATGACAACTGGAGCGGCGCGCGCTTTCGAAAGCTCATTGCCCGGGCCATCGCGCTCTTCAAACCCGACGTGGTTCATGTTCAGCACCTCTCTGGCATGGGCGTGGCACTGCTGGAAGAAGCAAAGAACTTCGGCGCGCGCATCGTGATGACGATTCCCGACTACTGGGCCTTCTGCCCGCGGGGGCAGATGATTCGTGATGACTTGCAGAACTGCGAGCGTCCCGACGAGGCGCGCTGCTCGGCCTGCGCGTTCGGCGCGCCGGTGCTGCGCGCGGCCCGCTCGCGGCTTCGCTCGGCGCTGGGACCACTCGGGCGCGTGCTGCCCGAGGACGGTCTTGCCAGCGCGCGGAACATGACATGGCTGGCGCGCGCCGGGGCAGCGATCGCGCCGGCGGGGTTTGCGCCGATCGCTCCGGCGAGGGAGAAGATCGCCGAGCGCCTCGAAGCCCTCTCCCGCGCAATCGATCTCATTGATCTATTTATCGCGCCCTCGCAGGCCATCGGCCGCGCCTACGCGCGCCTTGGCGTCGCGCCTTCGAAAATCCGCCACCTCGACTACGGGTTTGAAGAACTCCGACTCGAAGAGCGCCACGTGCGTGCCGTGACCGAACCCCTGCGGCTGGGGTTTCTGGGAACGCTCATCCCCTCGAAGGGGCTTCACGTCGTGGCCGATGCGCTACGCCTGCTCCGTCCCGGGCAGGTGGAGCTGCACATCTGGGGCGAGTTTGTCAGCTATCACGGCGACGAATCCTATCGGGCCGAGCTCACGCGCCGCCTCTGGGGCCTGGCCCACGAAAACCACGGCCCAATTGCGCACGAGCGCGTCGCCGAGGCGCTCTCGCAGGTAGACGCACTTGTCGTGCCGAGTCTGTGGCGCGAGAATTCCCCGCTGGTCATTCACGAGGCCATGCAGGCGGGGCTCCCGGTCGTCGCGTCCCGCGTGGGCGGAATTCCCGAGCTCGTGCGCGATGGCGATACTGGCTTTCTCTACAAGGCGAGCGACCCCGCCGAGCTGGCCGAGAAGCTGCGGATCCTCTCCAGCGGCTACGAATTCCCCCACCGCGAGAACTGGACGCACCTGGTCGAGTCCATTTCGGATCATGCCCGCCGGGTCGAGGCGCTCTACCTGGAGGGCGCGCAATGGTAG
- a CDS encoding HEAT repeat domain-containing protein, with translation MQHVRMRRAGLVLVVGLLAIVGVACRSGGPQTHEDRVSAMESALRSGSESERRSALDSLYELGAESIPVVKPLLSSPDPELRRRAIWVLSNAGDEAFRPLAQAALYDKDENVRYDAVLALGASWDQPRQVIPVLRKALMDPDRWVRVAAIESLRAVGDPSVLAELETLTRDEDRLVRSAAISAIETLRVE, from the coding sequence ATGCAACACGTACGAATGCGACGTGCAGGGCTCGTGCTGGTTGTCGGGCTGCTTGCGATAGTCGGAGTGGCTTGCCGCTCCGGCGGGCCGCAGACCCATGAAGACCGGGTGAGCGCAATGGAGAGTGCGCTACGATCGGGAAGCGAAAGCGAGCGGCGCAGTGCGCTCGACTCGCTCTATGAACTGGGCGCGGAGTCGATCCCGGTCGTGAAACCGCTTCTTTCTTCGCCTGACCCAGAGCTTCGACGCCGCGCGATCTGGGTGCTCTCGAACGCAGGCGACGAGGCCTTCCGCCCGCTGGCGCAGGCCGCGCTTTACGACAAAGATGAAAATGTTCGCTACGACGCAGTGCTGGCGCTCGGTGCATCCTGGGATCAACCACGGCAGGTGATCCCCGTGCTTCGCAAGGCGCTGATGGACCCCGACAGGTGGGTGCGCGTGGCAGCCATCGAATCATTGCGCGCGGTGGGGGACCCCTCCGTGCTGGCGGAGCTGGAAACTCTCACCCGCGATGAGGACCGACTCGTGCGCAGCGCTGCCATCTCGGCCATCGAAACGCTCCGCGTGGAGTAA
- a CDS encoding HEAT repeat domain-containing protein, with protein sequence MVAARRCAVAAFVAVALLATGCARKPRGADVGDAVVARYITFLKVDRDWKVRAGAAKALGNLQADEALPALTGSLDDEDPRVRLEAALAMIAIDEDETPIAVLILSDIVSNKHADSKTRTRAANELRLLGPGAVDAIAQLHASLQDQQINVRVAAGRALIAIGALQPNDIALLSWMYAEALASVVPSNKSDMDAALEALVGLDELLRDDEYTQAVCESFLSSQDAFMQVVGAKYLAAKDERFRPHLLAAAKQGLGVYNVMGRILSVEAFKDLGEGACPAAGELTRALADSEPQVRDGATAALVAAGTCAIDPLTKALRRPAPAVQARAARALYEIEGDPAVVVPVLNFVLSSRDNEARCQAIETLVKVGPAAKEALPRLINLLSLRQSYCWAALVSAVGRVGEDAAVPALVELLTDPRVEVRRSAVSALAEMGPGAAIAQVPLAELLNDEDRRTRELAGQALERIGSGGR encoded by the coding sequence ATGGTAGCGGCGCGCAGGTGCGCGGTTGCGGCGTTTGTGGCCGTCGCGCTCCTTGCGACCGGCTGCGCGCGCAAGCCCCGCGGCGCCGACGTCGGCGACGCGGTGGTCGCGCGTTACATCACCTTTCTCAAAGTAGACCGTGACTGGAAAGTGCGCGCCGGCGCGGCAAAGGCGCTGGGAAATCTGCAGGCGGACGAAGCCCTGCCGGCGCTGACCGGCTCGCTCGACGATGAAGACCCGCGCGTGCGGCTCGAAGCCGCGCTGGCCATGATTGCCATTGACGAGGACGAGACGCCGATCGCGGTGCTGATTTTGAGCGATATCGTCTCGAACAAGCACGCCGATTCGAAGACCCGCACTCGTGCGGCCAACGAGCTGCGACTGCTCGGCCCCGGCGCCGTCGACGCCATCGCGCAGCTCCATGCTTCACTGCAGGATCAGCAGATCAACGTGCGCGTGGCGGCAGGCCGTGCCCTCATCGCCATCGGCGCGCTCCAGCCCAATGACATTGCGCTTCTCTCCTGGATGTATGCCGAGGCGCTGGCATCGGTCGTTCCCTCGAACAAGTCGGACATGGACGCCGCGCTCGAGGCGCTGGTGGGGCTCGACGAACTGCTGCGGGACGACGAATACACGCAGGCGGTATGCGAGTCTTTCCTGAGCAGCCAGGACGCCTTCATGCAGGTGGTTGGCGCGAAATATCTGGCGGCAAAGGACGAGCGCTTCCGCCCGCACCTTCTTGCCGCTGCCAAGCAGGGCCTTGGCGTCTACAATGTGATGGGCCGTATTCTCTCGGTCGAAGCCTTCAAGGACCTGGGCGAGGGGGCCTGCCCGGCAGCAGGCGAGCTGACCCGCGCGCTGGCCGATTCCGAGCCCCAGGTGCGTGATGGCGCAACGGCGGCCCTGGTTGCGGCGGGCACCTGTGCCATCGATCCCCTGACGAAGGCCCTTCGGCGCCCGGCGCCGGCGGTTCAGGCCCGCGCCGCCCGGGCACTTTACGAGATCGAGGGCGACCCCGCAGTGGTCGTTCCCGTGCTCAATTTCGTTTTGTCTTCGCGCGACAATGAGGCACGCTGTCAGGCAATCGAGACGCTGGTGAAAGTGGGGCCGGCGGCCAAGGAAGCGCTGCCCCGGCTGATCAACCTGCTCTCGCTGCGTCAGTCCTATTGCTGGGCAGCGCTGGTGAGTGCGGTGGGGCGCGTGGGTGAAGACGCCGCCGTGCCCGCGCTGGTCGAATTGCTGACCGACCCGCGTGTCGAAGTGCGGCGCTCGGCGGTGAGCGCACTGGCCGAGATGGGACCCGGCGCGGCCATCGCGCAGGTGCCGCTCGCTGAGCTATTAAATGATGAAGATCGCCGCACGCGCGAGCTGGCTGGTCAGGCGCTTGAGCGCATTGGAAGTGGGGGGAGATAA
- a CDS encoding glycosyltransferase family 2 protein — protein MQEPSISVVIPTFNPGAELRALLEGLATQARPASETLLIDSSPDPEAARRLAREFEARFERVGSEGFGHGRTRNRAAALCSGGLIAFFTQDALPADEDVLGKLSEAALIENVAGAYARQLPREDATAKTRAEVLGWFEGGSAPMIQEQLRLGEWHRLSPMDRYRRARFDNVASMVRAEALRAHPFPETWFGEDISWGKRVIESGQALAYAPAARVIHSHDRSAGYEFKRTVNCHARLHELFGLETLPHLSGALWGFVRESLGGIAGAASLEEAAKLPPREAARAFGQYFGARLSRLGLAGRIHFRGI, from the coding sequence ATGCAAGAGCCTTCCATCAGCGTTGTCATCCCCACCTTCAATCCGGGCGCCGAGCTGCGCGCCCTGCTGGAGGGGCTTGCCACGCAGGCGCGGCCGGCAAGCGAGACCCTGCTGATCGATTCCTCGCCTGATCCGGAGGCGGCGCGGCGCCTTGCCCGTGAGTTCGAAGCCCGCTTCGAGCGCGTGGGGTCCGAGGGCTTTGGCCACGGGCGTACCCGCAACCGAGCGGCGGCGCTTTGCTCGGGTGGGCTCATCGCGTTCTTCACCCAGGATGCGCTGCCCGCCGATGAGGACGTGCTGGGCAAACTTTCCGAGGCAGCACTCATCGAGAACGTCGCCGGGGCCTACGCCCGGCAGCTCCCCCGCGAGGATGCCACGGCGAAGACCCGGGCCGAGGTGCTCGGGTGGTTCGAGGGGGGCTCTGCCCCCATGATTCAGGAACAGCTCCGCCTTGGCGAATGGCACCGGCTCTCACCGATGGATCGCTACCGGCGCGCGCGGTTCGACAACGTGGCCTCCATGGTGCGGGCCGAGGCGCTGCGGGCCCATCCTTTCCCGGAGACCTGGTTCGGCGAAGACATCAGTTGGGGCAAACGCGTGATCGAGAGCGGCCAGGCCCTGGCCTACGCCCCGGCGGCGCGGGTCATCCACTCCCATGATCGCAGCGCGGGCTACGAGTTCAAGCGCACGGTGAACTGCCATGCGCGGCTCCACGAGCTATTCGGGCTCGAAACGCTGCCGCATCTCTCCGGCGCGCTCTGGGGTTTTGTCCGCGAAAGCCTGGGTGGCATTGCAGGGGCGGCTTCTCTTGAAGAAGCGGCAAAGCTGCCCCCCAGGGAGGCGGCACGGGCCTTCGGGCAGTACTTTGGGGCCCGACTCTCCCGGCTGGGATTGGCCGGGCGCATTCACTTTCGGGGAATCTAG
- a CDS encoding biotin/lipoyl-binding carrier protein, which yields MAVEVEAHITGNLWKIVKKVGDKIEEGEEIMILESMKMEMPVESPCDGTITDIPVKEGDALTEGQVVAIIDED from the coding sequence ATGGCAGTCGAAGTTGAAGCTCACATCACCGGTAACCTCTGGAAGATCGTCAAGAAGGTCGGTGACAAGATCGAAGAAGGCGAGGAGATCATGATCCTCGAGTCCATGAAGATGGAAATGCCGGTGGAGTCGCCCTGCGACGGCACAATCACCGACATCCCGGTCAAGGAGGGCGACGCCCTGACCGAAGGCCAGGTGGTGGCCATCATCGACGAAGACTGA
- a CDS encoding HEAT repeat domain-containing protein, whose translation MSEQSPPFHWAWFIAAGAIIAAVLLFFQMQEFAGETRLLLEEAGDALARCEARMEGGDSLSETQSEPAEACIIEEAEMDAPADRPEALGIASEPAIAAHLVEALTSGDAHQRCRAAQALGGFQYASSVLALRWAADQDDAPFLSRCAGEVLNWMGERAQTEALIRALPESHYAARRRVIEALAALRHPRAVSVLAGLITDTDPRIRRLALEALGEMRQEAATSALVAALGDPDYSVRRVAAQQLGKIGESRTVAPLSKALADSDPQVRSAAAAALGRIGSRSATAALGPALTGDADAQVRQAAAEAIGSLQDAAAIKELIAALSDDVLSVRMAAVRALAQVGGSAVSSLHAELDNERVDTRLFAAQALAQIDAADPLLLPVLEAALTEDDVVLRFLAAQTLAELETQARAAAPALGAMLEKDPSAENRMMAAMALSGTGDSGAAEALVPAMTDDDARVRRIGVEAFRRLKPDVALAIPILSEMLQDENAEVRRTVVRTLGEMKAPSEEVEPLLQLMAGDEDPEVRAAAELAIVRLQGANRR comes from the coding sequence GTGTCCGAACAATCTCCACCATTTCACTGGGCATGGTTCATCGCCGCCGGCGCGATCATCGCTGCCGTCCTGCTGTTTTTCCAGATGCAGGAATTCGCCGGAGAGACGCGGCTTTTGCTTGAAGAGGCCGGCGACGCCCTGGCTCGATGCGAGGCGCGTATGGAGGGAGGCGATTCGCTATCCGAAACACAGAGCGAGCCGGCCGAGGCCTGCATCATCGAAGAGGCCGAAATGGACGCGCCCGCCGACCGGCCCGAGGCGCTGGGCATTGCGAGCGAGCCCGCCATCGCCGCGCACCTTGTCGAAGCCCTCACCAGCGGCGATGCCCACCAGCGTTGCCGCGCGGCGCAGGCGCTCGGCGGCTTCCAGTATGCCTCGTCTGTACTGGCGCTTCGCTGGGCCGCCGATCAGGACGATGCTCCTTTCCTCTCGCGCTGCGCGGGCGAGGTGCTCAACTGGATGGGCGAGCGCGCCCAGACCGAGGCGCTCATTCGTGCGCTTCCCGAGAGCCACTACGCCGCGCGCCGCCGCGTGATCGAGGCGCTTGCCGCGCTCCGCCATCCGCGCGCGGTGTCGGTGCTTGCCGGTCTCATTACGGATACCGATCCGCGCATTCGCCGCCTGGCACTCGAAGCCCTTGGCGAGATGCGCCAGGAAGCGGCAACGAGTGCACTGGTCGCAGCGCTGGGGGATCCCGACTACAGCGTGCGGCGCGTGGCGGCGCAGCAGCTCGGAAAGATCGGCGAGAGCCGCACGGTCGCGCCGCTCTCGAAGGCGCTTGCCGACTCCGACCCACAGGTACGCAGCGCCGCGGCCGCCGCGCTCGGGCGGATCGGTTCGCGCTCGGCAACGGCCGCGCTTGGGCCGGCGCTCACCGGCGATGCCGACGCGCAGGTGCGCCAGGCCGCCGCCGAGGCCATCGGAAGTCTGCAGGACGCGGCCGCGATCAAGGAACTCATCGCCGCACTCTCCGACGATGTTCTTTCGGTACGCATGGCGGCCGTGCGCGCGCTGGCGCAGGTGGGGGGCTCGGCAGTGTCCTCGCTCCATGCGGAGTTGGATAACGAGCGCGTCGATACCCGGCTGTTCGCGGCGCAGGCGCTCGCCCAGATCGACGCTGCCGACCCGCTGCTGTTGCCGGTGCTGGAGGCGGCCCTTACAGAGGACGACGTGGTGCTGCGGTTTCTCGCGGCGCAGACGCTCGCAGAACTCGAAACGCAGGCTCGCGCCGCCGCGCCGGCGCTCGGCGCGATGCTTGAAAAAGATCCCAGCGCAGAGAACCGGATGATGGCCGCCATGGCCCTTTCGGGAACCGGCGATTCCGGGGCGGCCGAGGCCCTCGTGCCCGCCATGACCGATGACGATGCCCGCGTGCGGCGCATCGGGGTGGAGGCCTTCCGGCGGCTCAAACCCGACGTGGCATTGGCGATTCCAATTCTCAGCGAAATGCTGCAGGATGAGAATGCAGAAGTCAGAAGGACGGTCGTGCGGACGCTGGGGGAAATGAAGGCCCCGAGCGAAGAGGTCGAGCCGCTGCTCCAGCTCATGGCGGGTGATGAGGACCCGGAGGTGCGCGCGGCGGCCGAGCTGGCGATTGTCAGGCTTCAGGGAGCGAACCGGCGGTGA